The following proteins are co-located in the Carassius auratus strain Wakin chromosome 7, ASM336829v1, whole genome shotgun sequence genome:
- the skor1a gene encoding SKI family transcriptional corepressor 1a isoform X7, whose protein sequence is MESIPSQLSTGRDVCSSPNSKQELQPYSSSSSLKPNQVSETVLYGVPIVSLVIDGQERLCLAQISNTLLKNYSYNEIHNRRVALGITCVQCTPVQLEILRRAGAMPISSRRCGMITKREAERLCKSFLGAHNPPKLPENFAFDVSHECSWGCRGSFIPARYNSSRAKCIKCTYCNMYFSPNKFIFHSHRTPESKYTQPDAANFNSWRRHLKLTDKSLSDDLCHAWEDVKAMFNGGSRKRAMPGSGSDMSSPLKPQASGNITQTSSSDIPHKTLRCDDDRGNLSLTSSVRNYPVIPVPSKSFGMLQKIPPPIFPHPYSFPAFGLCQKKDDGVGEQNKTNLPGVFWPGAKDGIYPSFPMFWPTAGSLPLSSYQPAQPKPHTELLGGRQTETDMSESERGGNKPRDSLFDSERCSSSQSLRNDEDKSGDEARSSEGQPSTPRKLSYISAFRPVVKDAESIAKLYGNRDAYSGAHPGHLSPDFVSESSSYRSASPCVDSGEEPDVDVETHRIPEDEESIQLSVDDRQSPVREHSPTPQPDDDQIATFSDGSSPDQKNKQVAKKSDAIIYEVYSHEKEGESVPSTLPCSAPKPPRCAPETNDSRISNNSPTDDECESQKSCSDHISVSKETPRDATLRNTDNRFNFEKDIENMAKEELQKQLLEQVELRKKLEREFQSLKGSNEEGTVLSRGDGPAAADCTRHIVQRIGSGEKGSLCNSAEA, encoded by the exons ATGGAGTCGATACCCAGTCAGCTTTCCACGGGACGAGATGTTTGCTCTTCCCCCAACTCAAAGCAAGAACTGCAGCCTTACTCCAGCAGCAGCTCGCTGAAGCCAAATCAAGTGAGTGAGACTGTGCTGTACGGAGTGCCCATCGTCTCTTTGGTCATCGATGGTCAGGAGAGGCTGTGCCTGGCGCAGATTTCCAACACTTTATTGAAGAACTACAGCTATAACGAAATCCACAACAGACGCGTGGCGCTTGGAATTACGTGTGTGCAGTGCACGCCGGTGCAGCTGGAGATCCTGAGGCGCGCGGGGGCAATGCCCATCTCCTCGCGCCGCTGTGGCATGATCACCAAACGCGAGGCCGAGCGCCTCTGCAAGTCCTTCCTCGGCGCTCACAACCCTCCCAAATTACCCGAGAATTTTGCATTCGATGTTTCCCACGAGTGCTCCTGGGGCTGCCGAGGGAGCTTCATACCTGCGAGGTACAACAGCTCCAGGGCGAAATGCATCAAGTGCACCTACTGCAATATGTATTTTTCACCCAACAAGTTTATATTTCATTCGCACCGCACACCTGAGTCGAAATACACCCAGCCGGACGCGGCCAATTTTAATTCATGGAGACGCCATCTAAAACTCACCGACAAAAGCTTGTCTGATGACCTTTGTCACGCGTGGGAGGACGTCAAGGCCATGTTTAACGGCGGGAGTCGGAAGCGCGCAATGCCAGGGAGTGGATCAGATATGTCCTCCCCGCTCAAACCGCAGGCCTCCGGAAACATCACGCAGACCTCTTCCTCTGATATTCCTCACAAAACTTTGCGCTGCGACGACGACCGTGGGAACCTCAGCTTAACCAGCAGCGTGCGTAACTACCCGGTCATCCCCGTGCCTAGTAAGAGTTTCGGCATGCTTCAGAAGATCCCGCCACCCATCTTCCCGCATCCATATAGTTTCCCAGCATTTGGACTGTGTCAAAAGAAGGATGATGGAGTTGGTGAGCAGAATAAAACCAATTTACCTGGCGTGTTTTGGCCAGGTGCGAAGGACGGGATCTATCCATCGTTCCCCATGTTCTGGCCCACCGCCGGCAGCCTGCCGCTCTCATCCTATCAACCAGCACAACCAAAACCCCACACGGAGCTCCTGGGTGGCCGGCAAACCGAAACAGACATGTCAGAAAGTGAGCGGGGAGGAAACAAACCTAGAGACAGTCTGTTCGACAGCGAGCGCTGCTCCAGTTCGCAGTCCCTGAGGAACGACGAGGACAAATCTGGGGACGAGGCCAGGTCAAGTGAGGGTCAACCCAGCACCCCCAGAAAACTGAGCTATATTTCTGCGTTCAGACCCGTCGTTAAAGACGCAGAGAGCATAGCTAAGCTCTACGGGAACAGGGACGCGTACAGCGGAGCTCATCCTGGACATTTGTCGCCAGACTTTGTGAGTGAGAGCTCCAGCTACAGATCCGCCTCTCCGTGTGTGGACAGCGGGGAAGAACCGGATGTCGACGTGGAGACTCACAGAATTCCGGAGGACGAGGAGTCTATACAGCTTTCCGTGGACGACCGACAAAGTCCCGTTAGAGAACACAGTCCAACTCCGCAGCCGGATGATGACCAGATAGCCACTTTCAGTGACGGGAGCTCCCCTGATCAAAAGAACAAGCAGGTGGCAAAGAAAAGTGATGCCATTATTTACGAA GTGTACTCACATGAAAAGGAGGGCGAATCTGTTCCGAGCACACTGCCCTGCTCGGCCCCTAAACCTCCTCGCTGCGCACCGGAAACAAACG ATTCCCGCATTTCAAACAACAGCCCTACTGACGACGAATGTGAATCACAGAAATCCTGTTCGGATCATATCAGTGTTAGCAAAGAGACCCCAC GCGACGCTACATTGAGAAATACTGATAACAGATTCAATTTCGAGAAAGACATCGAGAATATGGCGAAAG AGGAGCTGCAAAAGCAGCTCTTGGAGCAAGTGGAGCTAAGAAAAAAACTGGAACGGGAATTTCAAAGTCTGAAAG GATCAAATGAAGAGGGAACTGTCTTATCGAGAGGAGATGGTCCAGCAGCTGCAGATTGTACGAG acacATTGTGCAACGAATTGGATCAGGAGAGAAAGGCTCGTTATGCAATTCAGCAGAAGCTTAA
- the skor1a gene encoding SKI family transcriptional corepressor 1a isoform X2, giving the protein MESIPSQLSTGRDVCSSPNSKQELQPYSSSSSLKPNQVSETVLYGVPIVSLVIDGQERLCLAQISNTLLKNYSYNEIHNRRVALGITCVQCTPVQLEILRRAGAMPISSRRCGMITKREAERLCKSFLGAHNPPKLPENFAFDVSHECSWGCRGSFIPARYNSSRAKCIKCTYCNMYFSPNKFIFHSHRTPESKYTQPDAANFNSWRRHLKLTDKSLSDDLCHAWEDVKAMFNGGSRKRAMPGSGSDMSSPLKPQASGNITQTSSSDIPHKTLRCDDDRGNLSLTSSVRNYPVIPVPSKSFGMLQKIPPPIFPHPYSFPAFGLCQKKDDGVGEQNKTNLPGVFWPGAKDGIYPSFPMFWPTAGSLPLSSYQPAQPKPHTELLGGRQTETDMSESERGGNKPRDSLFDSERCSSSQSLRNDEDKSGDEARSSEGQPSTPRKLSYISAFRPVVKDAESIAKLYGNRDAYSGAHPGHLSPDFVSESSSYRSASPCVDSGEEPDVDVETHRIPEDEESIQLSVDDRQSPVREHSPTPQPDDDQIATFSDGSSPDQKNKQVAKKSDAIIYEVYSHEKEGESVPSTLPCSAPKPPRCAPETNDSRISNNSPTDDECESQKSCSDHISVSKETPRDATLRNTDNRFNFEKDIENMAKEELQKQLLEQVELRKKLEREFQSLKDNFQDQMKRELSYREEMVQQLQIVRDTLCNELDQERKARYAIQQKLKAHDALHHFSCKMLTPRHCTGTCTFKPPLLPP; this is encoded by the exons ATGGAGTCGATACCCAGTCAGCTTTCCACGGGACGAGATGTTTGCTCTTCCCCCAACTCAAAGCAAGAACTGCAGCCTTACTCCAGCAGCAGCTCGCTGAAGCCAAATCAAGTGAGTGAGACTGTGCTGTACGGAGTGCCCATCGTCTCTTTGGTCATCGATGGTCAGGAGAGGCTGTGCCTGGCGCAGATTTCCAACACTTTATTGAAGAACTACAGCTATAACGAAATCCACAACAGACGCGTGGCGCTTGGAATTACGTGTGTGCAGTGCACGCCGGTGCAGCTGGAGATCCTGAGGCGCGCGGGGGCAATGCCCATCTCCTCGCGCCGCTGTGGCATGATCACCAAACGCGAGGCCGAGCGCCTCTGCAAGTCCTTCCTCGGCGCTCACAACCCTCCCAAATTACCCGAGAATTTTGCATTCGATGTTTCCCACGAGTGCTCCTGGGGCTGCCGAGGGAGCTTCATACCTGCGAGGTACAACAGCTCCAGGGCGAAATGCATCAAGTGCACCTACTGCAATATGTATTTTTCACCCAACAAGTTTATATTTCATTCGCACCGCACACCTGAGTCGAAATACACCCAGCCGGACGCGGCCAATTTTAATTCATGGAGACGCCATCTAAAACTCACCGACAAAAGCTTGTCTGATGACCTTTGTCACGCGTGGGAGGACGTCAAGGCCATGTTTAACGGCGGGAGTCGGAAGCGCGCAATGCCAGGGAGTGGATCAGATATGTCCTCCCCGCTCAAACCGCAGGCCTCCGGAAACATCACGCAGACCTCTTCCTCTGATATTCCTCACAAAACTTTGCGCTGCGACGACGACCGTGGGAACCTCAGCTTAACCAGCAGCGTGCGTAACTACCCGGTCATCCCCGTGCCTAGTAAGAGTTTCGGCATGCTTCAGAAGATCCCGCCACCCATCTTCCCGCATCCATATAGTTTCCCAGCATTTGGACTGTGTCAAAAGAAGGATGATGGAGTTGGTGAGCAGAATAAAACCAATTTACCTGGCGTGTTTTGGCCAGGTGCGAAGGACGGGATCTATCCATCGTTCCCCATGTTCTGGCCCACCGCCGGCAGCCTGCCGCTCTCATCCTATCAACCAGCACAACCAAAACCCCACACGGAGCTCCTGGGTGGCCGGCAAACCGAAACAGACATGTCAGAAAGTGAGCGGGGAGGAAACAAACCTAGAGACAGTCTGTTCGACAGCGAGCGCTGCTCCAGTTCGCAGTCCCTGAGGAACGACGAGGACAAATCTGGGGACGAGGCCAGGTCAAGTGAGGGTCAACCCAGCACCCCCAGAAAACTGAGCTATATTTCTGCGTTCAGACCCGTCGTTAAAGACGCAGAGAGCATAGCTAAGCTCTACGGGAACAGGGACGCGTACAGCGGAGCTCATCCTGGACATTTGTCGCCAGACTTTGTGAGTGAGAGCTCCAGCTACAGATCCGCCTCTCCGTGTGTGGACAGCGGGGAAGAACCGGATGTCGACGTGGAGACTCACAGAATTCCGGAGGACGAGGAGTCTATACAGCTTTCCGTGGACGACCGACAAAGTCCCGTTAGAGAACACAGTCCAACTCCGCAGCCGGATGATGACCAGATAGCCACTTTCAGTGACGGGAGCTCCCCTGATCAAAAGAACAAGCAGGTGGCAAAGAAAAGTGATGCCATTATTTACGAA GTGTACTCACATGAAAAGGAGGGCGAATCTGTTCCGAGCACACTGCCCTGCTCGGCCCCTAAACCTCCTCGCTGCGCACCGGAAACAAACG ATTCCCGCATTTCAAACAACAGCCCTACTGACGACGAATGTGAATCACAGAAATCCTGTTCGGATCATATCAGTGTTAGCAAAGAGACCCCAC GCGACGCTACATTGAGAAATACTGATAACAGATTCAATTTCGAGAAAGACATCGAGAATATGGCGAAAG AGGAGCTGCAAAAGCAGCTCTTGGAGCAAGTGGAGCTAAGAAAAAAACTGGAACGGGAATTTCAAAGTCTGAAAG ATAATTTTCAGGATCAAATGAAGAGGGAACTGTCTTATCGAGAGGAGATGGTCCAGCAGCTGCAGATTGTACGAG acacATTGTGCAACGAATTGGATCAGGAGAGAAAGGCTCGTTATGCAATTCAGCAGAAGCTTAAAG CTCACGACGCTCTTCACCATTTCTCCTGCAAAATGCTCACTCCACGCCACTGCACAGGGACCTGCACATTCAAGCCACCCCTCTTGCCACCTTAA
- the skor1a gene encoding SKI family transcriptional corepressor 1a isoform X1 → MESIPSQLSTGRDVCSSPNSKQELQPYSSSSSLKPNQVSETVLYGVPIVSLVIDGQERLCLAQISNTLLKNYSYNEIHNRRVALGITCVQCTPVQLEILRRAGAMPISSRRCGMITKREAERLCKSFLGAHNPPKLPENFAFDVSHECSWGCRGSFIPARYNSSRAKCIKCTYCNMYFSPNKFIFHSHRTPESKYTQPDAANFNSWRRHLKLTDKSLSDDLCHAWEDVKAMFNGGSRKRAMPGSGSDMSSPLKPQASGNITQTSSSDIPHKTLRCDDDRGNLSLTSSVRNYPVIPVPSKSFGMLQKIPPPIFPHPYSFPAFGLCQKKDDGVGEQNKTNLPGVFWPGAKDGIYPSFPMFWPTAGSLPLSSYQPAQPKPHTELLGGRQTETDMSESERGGNKPRDSLFDSERCSSSQSLRNDEDKSGDEARSSEGQPSTPRKLSYISAFRPVVKDAESIAKLYGNRDAYSGAHPGHLSPDFVSESSSYRSASPCVDSGEEPDVDVETHRIPEDEESIQLSVDDRQSPVREHSPTPQPDDDQIATFSDGSSPDQKNKQVAKKSDAIIYEVYSHEKEGESVPSTLPCSAPKPPRCAPETNDSRISNNSPTDDECESQKSCSDHISVSKETPRDATLRNTDNRFNFEKDIENMAKEELQKQLLEQVELRKKLEREFQSLKDNFQDQMKRELSYREEMVQQLQIVRDTLCNELDQERKARYAIQQKLKEAHDALHHFSCKMLTPRHCTGTCTFKPPLLPP, encoded by the exons ATGGAGTCGATACCCAGTCAGCTTTCCACGGGACGAGATGTTTGCTCTTCCCCCAACTCAAAGCAAGAACTGCAGCCTTACTCCAGCAGCAGCTCGCTGAAGCCAAATCAAGTGAGTGAGACTGTGCTGTACGGAGTGCCCATCGTCTCTTTGGTCATCGATGGTCAGGAGAGGCTGTGCCTGGCGCAGATTTCCAACACTTTATTGAAGAACTACAGCTATAACGAAATCCACAACAGACGCGTGGCGCTTGGAATTACGTGTGTGCAGTGCACGCCGGTGCAGCTGGAGATCCTGAGGCGCGCGGGGGCAATGCCCATCTCCTCGCGCCGCTGTGGCATGATCACCAAACGCGAGGCCGAGCGCCTCTGCAAGTCCTTCCTCGGCGCTCACAACCCTCCCAAATTACCCGAGAATTTTGCATTCGATGTTTCCCACGAGTGCTCCTGGGGCTGCCGAGGGAGCTTCATACCTGCGAGGTACAACAGCTCCAGGGCGAAATGCATCAAGTGCACCTACTGCAATATGTATTTTTCACCCAACAAGTTTATATTTCATTCGCACCGCACACCTGAGTCGAAATACACCCAGCCGGACGCGGCCAATTTTAATTCATGGAGACGCCATCTAAAACTCACCGACAAAAGCTTGTCTGATGACCTTTGTCACGCGTGGGAGGACGTCAAGGCCATGTTTAACGGCGGGAGTCGGAAGCGCGCAATGCCAGGGAGTGGATCAGATATGTCCTCCCCGCTCAAACCGCAGGCCTCCGGAAACATCACGCAGACCTCTTCCTCTGATATTCCTCACAAAACTTTGCGCTGCGACGACGACCGTGGGAACCTCAGCTTAACCAGCAGCGTGCGTAACTACCCGGTCATCCCCGTGCCTAGTAAGAGTTTCGGCATGCTTCAGAAGATCCCGCCACCCATCTTCCCGCATCCATATAGTTTCCCAGCATTTGGACTGTGTCAAAAGAAGGATGATGGAGTTGGTGAGCAGAATAAAACCAATTTACCTGGCGTGTTTTGGCCAGGTGCGAAGGACGGGATCTATCCATCGTTCCCCATGTTCTGGCCCACCGCCGGCAGCCTGCCGCTCTCATCCTATCAACCAGCACAACCAAAACCCCACACGGAGCTCCTGGGTGGCCGGCAAACCGAAACAGACATGTCAGAAAGTGAGCGGGGAGGAAACAAACCTAGAGACAGTCTGTTCGACAGCGAGCGCTGCTCCAGTTCGCAGTCCCTGAGGAACGACGAGGACAAATCTGGGGACGAGGCCAGGTCAAGTGAGGGTCAACCCAGCACCCCCAGAAAACTGAGCTATATTTCTGCGTTCAGACCCGTCGTTAAAGACGCAGAGAGCATAGCTAAGCTCTACGGGAACAGGGACGCGTACAGCGGAGCTCATCCTGGACATTTGTCGCCAGACTTTGTGAGTGAGAGCTCCAGCTACAGATCCGCCTCTCCGTGTGTGGACAGCGGGGAAGAACCGGATGTCGACGTGGAGACTCACAGAATTCCGGAGGACGAGGAGTCTATACAGCTTTCCGTGGACGACCGACAAAGTCCCGTTAGAGAACACAGTCCAACTCCGCAGCCGGATGATGACCAGATAGCCACTTTCAGTGACGGGAGCTCCCCTGATCAAAAGAACAAGCAGGTGGCAAAGAAAAGTGATGCCATTATTTACGAA GTGTACTCACATGAAAAGGAGGGCGAATCTGTTCCGAGCACACTGCCCTGCTCGGCCCCTAAACCTCCTCGCTGCGCACCGGAAACAAACG ATTCCCGCATTTCAAACAACAGCCCTACTGACGACGAATGTGAATCACAGAAATCCTGTTCGGATCATATCAGTGTTAGCAAAGAGACCCCAC GCGACGCTACATTGAGAAATACTGATAACAGATTCAATTTCGAGAAAGACATCGAGAATATGGCGAAAG AGGAGCTGCAAAAGCAGCTCTTGGAGCAAGTGGAGCTAAGAAAAAAACTGGAACGGGAATTTCAAAGTCTGAAAG ATAATTTTCAGGATCAAATGAAGAGGGAACTGTCTTATCGAGAGGAGATGGTCCAGCAGCTGCAGATTGTACGAG acacATTGTGCAACGAATTGGATCAGGAGAGAAAGGCTCGTTATGCAATTCAGCAGAAGCTTAAAG AAGCTCACGACGCTCTTCACCATTTCTCCTGCAAAATGCTCACTCCACGCCACTGCACAGGGACCTGCACATTCAAGCCACCCCTCTTGCCACCTTAA